In Agrobacterium tumefaciens, a single genomic region encodes these proteins:
- a CDS encoding efflux RND transporter periplasmic adaptor subunit gives MRVWKQVGVSLAVVGTGLCLWGFYSPDARNVLASIGIGKAPAGAIEVAAAGPSTGQNAGGNRRNGNATLVVTAPVKKGIVNDRLNAIGSGQAIQSVVVMPQTSGTLSEIRTAAGARVTKGQVLARLDDEEQVIERDKAQVALRSAIEKSTSYKNLKSVSRLDVMDAQIAEEAAKLALSTAELNLKRRDIVAPIEGVAGIVAANVGDNVTTQSTIVSIDDRSEILVNFWAPERFVTAIKVGMPVEATSISRPGETFTGEIEAIDNRVDEASRTIRIRAKFGNEKDELRAGMSFGVTMRFAGETFASVDPLAVQWDAEGSYVWRVTDNKSSKVRVQIVQRNPDAVLVKAELAEGEPVVIEGLQRVREGGAVRVGNQSKPEEVASQ, from the coding sequence ATGCGGGTCTGGAAACAGGTGGGTGTCAGTCTGGCCGTCGTTGGGACAGGGCTCTGTCTCTGGGGTTTTTATTCGCCTGACGCCCGCAATGTGCTTGCCAGCATCGGGATAGGCAAAGCACCGGCGGGCGCGATCGAAGTCGCGGCGGCCGGTCCGTCCACCGGCCAAAACGCTGGTGGCAACCGCCGAAATGGCAACGCCACACTGGTGGTGACGGCTCCGGTGAAAAAAGGCATCGTCAATGACCGTCTGAACGCCATCGGCAGCGGTCAGGCGATCCAGTCGGTCGTGGTCATGCCGCAGACCTCGGGCACGCTTTCGGAAATCCGCACGGCCGCCGGCGCGCGTGTCACCAAGGGGCAGGTGCTCGCCCGGCTCGATGACGAAGAGCAGGTGATCGAGCGCGACAAGGCGCAGGTTGCGTTGCGCAGCGCTATTGAAAAATCCACTTCCTACAAAAACCTGAAATCCGTCTCCCGCCTTGACGTGATGGATGCGCAGATCGCCGAAGAGGCCGCCAAGCTGGCGCTCAGCACGGCCGAGCTGAATCTGAAGCGGCGCGATATCGTCGCGCCCATCGAAGGTGTGGCGGGTATCGTCGCTGCCAATGTCGGCGACAACGTCACCACGCAATCGACCATCGTCAGCATTGACGATCGCTCCGAAATTCTCGTCAACTTCTGGGCTCCTGAGCGTTTCGTAACCGCGATCAAGGTCGGCATGCCGGTGGAGGCGACATCCATTTCCCGCCCCGGCGAGACATTCACCGGCGAGATCGAGGCCATCGACAACCGCGTCGACGAGGCAAGCCGCACGATCCGCATCCGGGCGAAGTTCGGCAACGAGAAGGACGAGTTGAGGGCCGGCATGTCCTTCGGCGTTACCATGCGGTTTGCTGGGGAAACCTTTGCCTCGGTCGATCCGCTCGCCGTGCAATGGGATGCGGAAGGCTCATATGTCTGGCGTGTCACCGACAATAAATCGAGCAAGGTGCGGGTGCAGATCGTGCAGCGCAATCCGGATGCCGTTCTCGTGAAGGCCGAGTTGGCCGAGGGCGAGCCCGTCGTGATCGAGGGTCTGCAGCGCGTCAGGGAAGGTGGTGCGGTCCGTGTCGGCAATCAATCGAAGCCGGAGGAGGTCGCCAGCCAATGA